A DNA window from Pseudomonas resinovorans NBRC 106553 contains the following coding sequences:
- a CDS encoding LysR family transcriptional regulator — protein sequence MNLAKINLNLLLSLQALLTEGSVTRAAQRLHVTQSAMSKSLAQLRELIDDPLLVRIDNSTQLTLLAMDLRAQVDAVLQDIEQLLQHSAFDPAACEHGFTLVAGDYESQYLLPQIFLHLHALAPKLSLRLLHLDEHMAEGMAAGRIDLCLTTLEQLPPHSRHQPLYRDQMVCVMSARHPKAGDAFTLEDYCSYPHVVSSTERGQLINDLLASQGLYRPIRLEVPMYHGALRLIGDSDLLVTLPTHIAAQLCANQDMVQVPLPFEVPALDFGLIWPARLDGQASHRWLRETLAAYLCQLMADTSVAFIPAR from the coding sequence ATGAACCTCGCCAAGATCAACCTGAACCTGCTGCTCAGCCTGCAGGCCCTGCTCACCGAAGGCAGCGTCACCCGCGCCGCCCAGCGCCTGCATGTGACCCAGTCGGCCATGAGCAAATCCCTGGCGCAGCTGCGGGAGTTGATCGACGACCCCTTGCTGGTGCGGATCGACAACAGCACCCAGCTGACCCTGTTGGCCATGGACCTGCGCGCGCAGGTGGATGCGGTGCTGCAGGACATCGAGCAACTGCTGCAGCATTCGGCCTTCGACCCGGCTGCCTGCGAGCACGGCTTCACCCTGGTGGCCGGCGACTACGAGTCGCAATACCTGCTGCCGCAGATTTTCCTCCACCTGCATGCGCTGGCGCCGAAGCTTTCCCTGCGTCTGCTGCATCTGGATGAGCACATGGCCGAAGGCATGGCTGCCGGCCGCATCGACCTGTGCCTGACCACCCTGGAGCAATTGCCGCCCCATTCGCGGCACCAGCCGCTCTACCGGGATCAGATGGTCTGCGTCATGAGTGCGCGTCACCCGAAAGCCGGCGATGCCTTCACCCTGGAGGACTATTGCAGCTATCCCCATGTGGTCAGCAGCACCGAGCGCGGCCAGCTGATCAATGACCTCCTGGCGTCCCAGGGGCTGTACCGGCCCATTCGCCTGGAAGTGCCGATGTATCACGGCGCCCTGCGCCTGATCGGTGACAGCGATTTGCTGGTGACCCTGCCGACCCATATTGCGGCGCAACTCTGCGCCAACCAGGACATGGTCCAGGTGCCGCTGCCCTTCGAAGTTCCCGCGCTCGACTTCGGCCTGATCTGGCCCGCGCGGCTGGACGGCCAGGCCAGCCACCGCTGGCTACGCGAAACCCTGGCCGCGTACCTGTGCCAGCTCATGGCCGACACCTCGGTGGCGTTCATTCCAGCGCGCTGA
- a CDS encoding cupin domain-containing protein, translating into MIPERLNADLSQPAIMHASTLPWLASPLAGVDRRPLYRLGGEQARATSLVRYAPGSHFSAHMHSAGEEFLVLEGVFEDEHGSYPVGSYVRNPPGSSHTPASNAGCVIFVRLRQFHPEDRLQSVTPLHDHGHQLLFESEHERVWVEDIQPASPVWRDNPRGLELLVLEGGLAGKDFQLGPLSWMRLPAGTALDAQAGAQGARLWFKDASPGLGL; encoded by the coding sequence ATGATCCCCGAACGCCTCAACGCCGACCTCTCGCAGCCGGCGATCATGCACGCCTCCACCCTGCCCTGGCTGGCCAGCCCGCTCGCCGGCGTGGACCGGCGCCCCCTGTATCGCCTGGGTGGCGAGCAGGCGCGGGCCACCTCCCTGGTGCGCTATGCCCCCGGCAGCCACTTCAGCGCCCATATGCATTCGGCAGGCGAAGAGTTCCTGGTGCTGGAGGGTGTCTTCGAGGACGAACATGGCAGCTACCCGGTGGGCAGCTACGTGCGCAATCCGCCCGGCAGCAGTCACACGCCCGCGTCGAACGCGGGCTGCGTGATCTTCGTTCGGCTGCGGCAGTTTCACCCCGAGGATCGCCTGCAGTCCGTGACGCCCCTGCATGACCACGGCCATCAGCTGCTGTTCGAGAGCGAACATGAGCGGGTCTGGGTGGAAGACATTCAACCCGCCTCGCCGGTATGGCGGGACAACCCGCGCGGCCTGGAACTGCTGGTGCTCGAAGGCGGCCTCGCCGGCAAGGATTTCCAGCTCGGGCCACTGAGCTGGATGCGCCTGCCGGCCGGCACGGCCCTCGATGCCCAGGCAGGCGCGCAAGGTGCGCGCCTGTGGTTCAAGGATGCGTCTCCAGGCCTGGGCCTCTGA
- a CDS encoding penicillin acylase family protein gives MRPSFQRKLTAWQATALCAALLAPTLASAGEVTIRRDSFGTAHVYADEVHGLFYGYGYAIAQDRLYQLEMSRRSTQGSVAEVLGQEYLKFDIGIRQNYSPKSIRLQLAKLPKTDLDILDGYAAGINGWIDEIHRNPAQLMPKQFIDNGFEPEKWTAFDVAMVFIGSMINRFGDYNTELDNQQLQDGLIAKNGEHDGKALFNLLLSVDNPNAPTTVPKGEWNPALRAGAYVPAKAAQAARPAAASTQALASSEPFQLQDAPKERAFSNIIVLGAKKTADARAILLNGPQFGFYQPAYTYSIGLHGAGYDAVGNSPFGYPMVEFGYNRDISWGSTWGAGDNVDLYRLQLNPQNPREYLFQGRYRPFETRTETIAVKAGKPERVTLYRSVQGAVVDYRPEQGVAYAKRRGWEGEEVATLMAWNKVGKARDHEQWAAQVSQSAINVNWYYADQRGNIGYALGGRYPVRVQGHDHRLPVPGNGDYEWQGFMPFASNPQVYNPSTGYIANWNNRPAEGFPSPDEWWYSWNDADRVKALFSRLEARERFTPQQAWDLMMDAAFEDPNARFFVPRLVKVASASDDPRLREAADILAHWNYQDRDNDADQRYDSPATPIFRAWLKQMLALSQGDALPAQQAPWFLETGYLDAGASTPGSQNIEVGTKVVHQAMQARESGKTGSFDLFRGKDVDALMLQALRQGLDDLGKTQGADMQAWRSGVAHITYAAKNFLGVPQAENSEEMRIKLAMNRGTENNLTVFTAKGVEGYEVVAPGQSGFIAPDGARSKHFDDQLKLYGDLDKKRTWLQQADVEANSTETIRLSY, from the coding sequence ATGCGCCCCAGTTTCCAACGCAAGCTCACCGCCTGGCAGGCCACTGCGCTGTGTGCCGCCCTGCTGGCTCCAACCCTTGCCAGCGCCGGCGAGGTCACCATCCGCCGGGACTCGTTCGGCACGGCCCATGTCTACGCCGACGAGGTCCATGGGCTGTTCTATGGGTATGGCTACGCCATTGCCCAGGACCGTCTCTATCAATTGGAAATGTCCCGGCGCAGCACCCAAGGAAGCGTGGCCGAAGTACTGGGACAGGAGTACCTGAAGTTCGATATCGGCATTCGCCAGAACTACTCGCCGAAAAGTATTCGCCTGCAACTGGCGAAGTTGCCGAAGACCGATCTCGACATACTCGATGGCTACGCCGCAGGCATCAACGGCTGGATTGACGAGATACACCGCAATCCCGCTCAACTGATGCCTAAACAGTTCATCGACAATGGCTTCGAACCGGAGAAGTGGACCGCCTTCGATGTCGCCATGGTGTTCATCGGTTCGATGATCAATCGCTTCGGCGACTACAACACCGAACTCGACAACCAGCAGTTGCAGGATGGCCTGATCGCCAAGAACGGCGAGCATGACGGCAAGGCCCTGTTCAACCTGCTGCTGTCGGTGGACAACCCCAACGCACCTACCACCGTGCCCAAGGGCGAATGGAACCCCGCATTGCGCGCGGGGGCCTATGTGCCGGCGAAGGCGGCCCAGGCAGCCAGGCCGGCAGCCGCCTCGACCCAGGCGCTCGCCAGCAGCGAGCCGTTCCAGTTGCAGGACGCACCGAAGGAGCGGGCCTTCAGCAACATCATCGTGCTCGGCGCGAAGAAGACCGCCGACGCCCGGGCCATCCTGCTCAACGGACCGCAGTTCGGCTTCTACCAGCCCGCCTACACCTACTCCATCGGCCTGCATGGCGCCGGCTATGACGCCGTGGGCAACAGCCCGTTCGGCTACCCCATGGTGGAGTTCGGCTACAACCGCGACATCAGCTGGGGCAGCACCTGGGGCGCCGGCGACAACGTGGACCTCTATCGCCTGCAGCTCAACCCGCAGAACCCGAGGGAGTATCTGTTCCAGGGCCGCTACCGCCCGTTCGAGACCCGCACCGAGACCATCGCGGTCAAGGCCGGCAAGCCCGAGCGAGTCACCCTGTACCGGAGCGTCCAGGGCGCCGTGGTGGACTATCGCCCGGAACAGGGTGTCGCCTATGCCAAGCGCCGTGGCTGGGAGGGCGAAGAGGTGGCCACGCTGATGGCCTGGAACAAGGTCGGCAAGGCCCGGGACCATGAGCAATGGGCCGCCCAGGTCAGCCAATCGGCGATCAACGTCAACTGGTACTACGCCGACCAGCGCGGCAACATCGGCTACGCCCTCGGCGGGCGCTACCCGGTACGCGTGCAGGGCCATGACCACCGCTTGCCGGTGCCCGGCAACGGCGACTACGAATGGCAGGGTTTCATGCCCTTCGCCAGCAACCCGCAGGTCTACAACCCGTCCACCGGCTATATCGCCAACTGGAACAATCGCCCGGCCGAAGGTTTCCCCAGCCCGGATGAATGGTGGTACTCGTGGAACGACGCGGACCGCGTCAAGGCACTGTTCAGCCGCCTCGAGGCCCGCGAACGCTTTACCCCGCAGCAGGCCTGGGACCTGATGATGGATGCCGCCTTCGAGGACCCCAACGCGCGCTTCTTCGTGCCGCGCCTGGTCAAGGTCGCCTCGGCCAGCGACGACCCACGCCTGCGTGAAGCGGCGGACATTCTCGCCCACTGGAACTACCAGGACCGTGACAACGACGCCGACCAGCGTTACGACAGCCCCGCCACGCCTATCTTCCGTGCCTGGCTGAAGCAGATGCTGGCGCTGTCCCAGGGGGATGCCCTGCCTGCACAGCAAGCGCCCTGGTTCCTCGAAACCGGTTACCTGGACGCCGGCGCCAGCACGCCGGGCAGCCAGAACATCGAGGTGGGGACCAAGGTGGTGCACCAGGCCATGCAGGCCCGCGAGTCCGGCAAGACGGGATCGTTCGACCTGTTCCGCGGCAAGGATGTCGACGCCCTGATGCTGCAGGCGCTGCGCCAGGGGCTGGATGACCTGGGCAAGACGCAAGGTGCCGACATGCAGGCCTGGCGTAGCGGCGTGGCGCATATCACCTACGCAGCGAAGAACTTCCTCGGCGTGCCCCAGGCCGAGAACAGTGAAGAAATGCGCATCAAGCTGGCCATGAACCGTGGCACCGAGAACAACCTGACGGTGTTCACCGCCAAGGGTGTCGAAGGTTACGAGGTGGTGGCGCCCGGACAGTCCGGCTTCATCGCCCCGGACGGTGCCCGCTCGAAGCATTTCGACGACCAGCTGAAGCTCTACGGCGATCTCGACAAGAAGCGCACCTGGCTGCAGCAGGCCGACGTCGAAGCCAACAGCACCGAGACCATCAGACTCAGCTACTGA
- a CDS encoding porin, translating into MTLHHRICLALGLCCSLPSLGHALDLYQDDRFDLRMKLRLEAVYGDATNQWDSGTSRFGLKGRAKLDEDWSLFGESEWGYRMDLGADRHEGDDIDRRLGYAGISHSRFGSLAVGQQWSALFDVAWWTDMGWRFGSAAFGAYNFADYGVTSGTARAKDAVVYRNGYGDRLGYALQAQPKRTHKDLGYGVNASLDQSMGGSLVYDAAPNVQLGAAYYQNRYTDVTPGHGIAEGDTGHLSLLGAKYEDGKLFLATNLAHGDNWEIAENGQFYDSLGTQVYGHYHFDSGWRVHLNTNYLTYLGHRSQGYERKTVIPGLSYHFIKDKALVWLEYQYDYGNHFDGVGYSGNDDTWAVGLYYQL; encoded by the coding sequence ATGACACTGCACCACCGCATCTGCCTTGCCCTGGGCCTGTGCTGCTCGCTGCCGAGCCTTGGCCACGCCCTCGACCTCTACCAGGACGATCGCTTCGACCTGCGGATGAAGCTGCGCCTGGAAGCCGTCTACGGCGACGCCACCAATCAGTGGGACAGCGGCACCTCGCGGTTCGGACTCAAGGGCCGGGCCAAGCTGGATGAAGACTGGAGCCTGTTCGGCGAAAGCGAATGGGGCTACCGCATGGACCTGGGCGCCGATCGCCATGAAGGCGACGACATCGACCGTCGCCTGGGCTACGCGGGCATCAGCCACAGCCGCTTCGGCAGCCTCGCCGTGGGCCAGCAATGGAGCGCCCTGTTCGACGTCGCCTGGTGGACCGACATGGGCTGGCGCTTCGGCAGCGCGGCGTTCGGCGCCTACAACTTCGCCGACTACGGCGTGACCAGCGGCACCGCGCGGGCCAAGGACGCGGTGGTCTACCGCAATGGCTACGGCGACCGCCTGGGCTACGCCCTGCAGGCCCAGCCGAAACGCACCCACAAGGACCTGGGCTACGGCGTCAACGCCTCGCTGGACCAGAGCATGGGCGGCTCCCTGGTGTATGACGCGGCGCCCAACGTGCAGCTGGGCGCGGCCTACTACCAGAACCGCTACACCGACGTGACGCCCGGACACGGCATCGCCGAAGGCGACACCGGCCACCTGTCCCTGCTGGGCGCCAAGTACGAGGACGGCAAGCTGTTCCTGGCCACCAACCTCGCCCACGGCGACAACTGGGAAATCGCCGAGAACGGCCAGTTCTACGACTCCCTGGGTACCCAGGTGTATGGCCACTACCACTTCGACAGTGGCTGGCGGGTGCACCTCAACACCAACTACCTGACCTACCTCGGGCATCGCAGCCAGGGCTACGAGCGCAAGACGGTGATTCCCGGCCTTTCCTACCATTTCATCAAGGACAAGGCCCTGGTCTGGCTGGAGTACCAGTACGACTACGGCAATCACTTCGATGGCGTCGGCTACTCCGGCAACGACGATACCTGGGCCGTTGGCCTGTACTATCAGCTCTGA
- a CDS encoding LysR family transcriptional regulator, with protein MDNYSQMLAFIWANECGSFSAAARVHNLTPSAVSKLITRLENRLRVRLFQRGSRVLTLTEEGAAYLLSAKAVVEAMNEADSVAEALPARVGGTLRIHTMTTFAKHQIVPWLPEFLDLYPALDVEIQLGAQFVDHFEQGLDIAIHSGVLPSSSRVAKRIGECEWLVCASPAYLAEKGVPAVPADLLEHRCFNFSFVSPWSKWSFVQDGEGVSVPVTPSASFTQGDLLRDLALAGAGIVKLADFHIGPDVKAGTLVPVLEAYKSGIIEPIYLLYSDRKHLSPRIRVFIEFFQEKWRQHPWKVA; from the coding sequence ATGGATAATTACTCACAAATGCTCGCGTTCATCTGGGCCAACGAGTGCGGCAGCTTCTCGGCCGCCGCACGGGTCCACAACCTCACCCCATCGGCGGTCAGCAAGCTGATTACGCGGCTGGAGAACCGGCTGCGGGTGCGACTCTTCCAGCGGGGCTCACGGGTCCTGACCCTGACCGAGGAAGGGGCCGCCTACCTGCTGAGCGCCAAGGCCGTGGTCGAGGCCATGAACGAGGCCGATTCGGTGGCCGAGGCATTGCCCGCGCGGGTCGGCGGCACGCTCCGCATCCATACCATGACCACCTTCGCCAAACACCAGATCGTGCCCTGGCTGCCGGAATTCCTGGATCTGTATCCGGCGCTGGATGTGGAAATCCAGTTGGGCGCGCAGTTCGTGGATCATTTCGAGCAGGGCCTGGATATCGCCATTCACAGCGGGGTGCTGCCCAGTTCATCACGGGTGGCCAAGCGAATAGGGGAGTGCGAGTGGCTGGTCTGCGCATCCCCGGCCTACCTCGCCGAGAAGGGTGTGCCGGCTGTGCCGGCCGATCTCCTGGAGCACCGTTGCTTCAACTTCAGCTTCGTCAGCCCGTGGAGCAAGTGGTCGTTCGTGCAGGACGGCGAGGGCGTTTCGGTGCCCGTGACGCCCAGCGCCTCCTTCACCCAGGGCGACCTGCTGCGGGACCTGGCCCTGGCGGGAGCCGGCATCGTCAAGCTGGCCGATTTCCATATCGGGCCGGATGTGAAGGCGGGCACCCTGGTGCCCGTGCTGGAGGCCTACAAGTCGGGAATCATCGAACCGATCTACTTGTTGTACTCCGATAGAAAACACCTCAGTCCGCGTATTCGGGTATTCATCGAATTCTTCCAGGAGAAGTGGCGGCAGCATCCCTGGAAAGTTGCCTGA
- a CDS encoding 2,4'-dihydroxyacetophenone dioxygenase family protein, which translates to MTAPAKPDELAIPYQLPQVPFMTPDLVLPGVMSQWLEDDELWVPVTKSVSFKPLLLNTSGGYYINLLRVRQSGVLSRHRHTGGVHAIVLKGRWYYLEHDWVAEEGSFAYEPPGETHTLYVPEDVEEMVTWFHVQGGYTYVDPQGVAVGYEDVFTKLENARAHYKSLGLPDDYIEQFIR; encoded by the coding sequence ATGACTGCTCCCGCCAAACCCGATGAACTAGCGATCCCGTACCAGCTGCCGCAGGTGCCCTTCATGACCCCGGACCTGGTTCTTCCCGGTGTCATGAGCCAATGGCTGGAAGATGATGAACTCTGGGTTCCGGTCACCAAATCGGTGTCGTTCAAGCCGCTCCTGCTCAACACCAGCGGCGGCTACTACATCAACCTGTTGCGGGTACGGCAGTCCGGCGTGCTGTCCCGTCACCGGCACACCGGTGGCGTCCACGCGATCGTGCTCAAGGGGCGCTGGTACTACCTGGAGCACGACTGGGTGGCCGAGGAAGGCTCCTTCGCCTACGAGCCGCCGGGCGAGACCCACACCCTCTACGTGCCCGAGGATGTGGAAGAGATGGTCACCTGGTTCCACGTCCAGGGTGGCTACACTTACGTCGATCCGCAGGGGGTCGCCGTTGGCTACGAGGATGTTTTCACCAAGCTCGAAAATGCCCGTGCCCACTACAAGTCCCTGGGTTTGCCGGACGACTACATCGAGCAGTTCATCCGCTAG
- a CDS encoding amidohydrolase — MKMHVPLSLALMGAVSSAMCQAADTSWVDAAVASVNPQVIDLRHTIHQNPELGNMEVKTSALVAKHLKSLGLDVRTGVGKTGVVGVLKGGKPGPVVALRADMDALPVKEMTGLPFASKAQGVRMGKTVPVMHACGHDTHTAMLLGAARVLSEHRDQVAGTVVFLFQPAEEGAADVDDFDTHSVIGAKAMIRDGALDSPKVEAVFGVHVMAGQPTGHLYYKPGAALNSADDFRITVTGVQTHGSAPWSGADPIVASEKIIDGLQTLVSRRIDLTKGMGVISVGTINGGTATNIIPETVSLSGTIRTNSPEIRDTILTKMPNLVEGIASAYETKAKLELVQFAPVTVNNVALTEAMVPALELAAPGKVERLTSSLSPSEDFSLYAEKVPGLFVFLGATPEGEDMSKVANNHSPYFQVDDATLATGVKAHVQFVLNYPGKAAGKS; from the coding sequence ATGAAAATGCATGTCCCACTTTCCCTTGCGCTCATGGGCGCCGTTTCCTCTGCCATGTGCCAGGCCGCCGACACCAGTTGGGTGGACGCGGCGGTGGCTTCGGTCAACCCGCAAGTGATCGACCTGCGTCACACCATCCACCAGAACCCCGAGCTCGGGAACATGGAGGTGAAGACCTCGGCGCTGGTCGCCAAGCACCTCAAGAGCCTGGGCCTGGACGTGCGTACGGGCGTCGGCAAGACCGGCGTAGTGGGTGTGCTCAAGGGCGGCAAGCCGGGCCCCGTGGTCGCGCTGCGAGCGGACATGGACGCTCTGCCCGTGAAGGAAATGACCGGCCTGCCGTTCGCCAGCAAGGCGCAGGGCGTGCGCATGGGCAAGACCGTACCGGTGATGCACGCCTGCGGCCATGACACCCACACCGCCATGCTGCTGGGTGCGGCCAGGGTCCTTTCCGAGCATCGCGATCAGGTCGCCGGCACCGTGGTCTTCCTCTTCCAGCCGGCGGAGGAAGGGGCCGCCGACGTGGACGACTTCGACACCCACAGCGTGATCGGCGCCAAGGCGATGATCCGCGACGGCGCCCTGGATTCGCCGAAGGTCGAGGCGGTGTTCGGTGTCCATGTCATGGCCGGCCAACCCACCGGGCACCTCTACTACAAACCGGGCGCCGCGCTGAACAGCGCCGACGACTTCCGCATCACCGTCACGGGCGTGCAGACCCATGGCTCGGCACCCTGGTCCGGGGCGGACCCCATCGTCGCCAGCGAGAAGATCATCGATGGCCTGCAGACCCTGGTCAGTCGGCGAATCGACCTCACCAAGGGCATGGGGGTGATCAGCGTCGGCACCATCAATGGCGGCACCGCCACCAACATCATCCCGGAGACCGTCAGCCTGTCCGGCACCATACGCACCAACAGCCCGGAGATCCGCGACACCATCCTGACGAAGATGCCGAACCTGGTGGAAGGCATTGCCAGCGCCTACGAGACCAAGGCCAAGCTCGAGCTGGTGCAGTTCGCGCCGGTAACGGTCAACAACGTGGCGCTGACCGAAGCCATGGTGCCCGCGCTGGAGTTGGCCGCCCCCGGCAAGGTCGAGCGCCTGACGTCCTCCCTGTCACCCAGCGAGGATTTCTCCCTGTATGCGGAAAAGGTGCCGGGCCTGTTCGTGTTCCTCGGTGCGACACCCGAGGGAGAAGACATGAGCAAGGTGGCGAACAACCACAGCCCCTACTTCCAGGTGGATGACGCTACCTTGGCCACCGGAGTCAAAGCCCACGTGCAGTTCGTACTCAACTACCCCGGCAAGGCCGCCGGCAAGTCCTGA